In Herbaspirillum sp. RTI4, one genomic interval encodes:
- a CDS encoding DUF86 domain-containing protein yields MNENRLPDYIDHIQQAAADVCSFVEGLAKDDFLTDKRTQQAVIMSLIIIGEAATKVMEGYVAFTNAHPEVPWRNMRGMRNRMAHGYFDINLDVVWETAQEWLPELLKQLPAMRQDADDEGREP; encoded by the coding sequence ATGAATGAGAACCGTCTGCCTGATTACATCGATCACATACAGCAGGCCGCAGCAGATGTGTGCAGCTTCGTGGAAGGGTTGGCCAAGGACGACTTCCTGACCGACAAGCGCACCCAGCAGGCCGTCATCATGAGTCTCATCATCATCGGCGAGGCCGCCACAAAGGTGATGGAGGGCTATGTCGCGTTCACTAATGCGCACCCCGAGGTGCCGTGGCGCAACATGCGCGGCATGCGTAATCGCATGGCACACGGCTATTTCGACATCAATCTCGATGTAGTATGGGAGACGGCACAGGAATGGCTACCGGAGCTACTCAAGCAACTGCCTGCCATGCGCCAAGATGCCGACGACGAAGGGAGAGAACCATGA
- a CDS encoding protein mobE produces the protein MRFEQTFKELNGREAMPADVLRFERLCKALGTAPNDALLAVLVALDYYQNMYEAMPEKIRKESEATLASFKLAAEKTATAAFKTSEAAHADALVQLADKVAVQASTKSMFKWAAGCIAVVVAMLGPLLWYVHSAGVDDGKALGYDQAKDEKAAAAWSNTPQGKTAYKFAQNNDFDALVKCNRPGWTLDKNRLCIVSPASDGTYGWHVP, from the coding sequence ATGAGATTTGAACAGACGTTCAAGGAACTGAATGGACGTGAGGCAATGCCAGCCGATGTATTGCGCTTTGAACGTCTGTGCAAGGCGCTTGGAACCGCGCCGAACGATGCCTTGCTGGCGGTGCTGGTGGCGCTGGATTATTACCAGAACATGTATGAAGCAATGCCGGAAAAAATCAGAAAAGAATCTGAAGCGACATTGGCAAGCTTCAAGCTTGCCGCTGAGAAAACGGCAACCGCTGCATTCAAAACAAGCGAAGCGGCGCATGCCGATGCATTGGTACAACTGGCCGATAAGGTGGCGGTGCAAGCGTCAACCAAAAGCATGTTCAAATGGGCGGCTGGCTGCATTGCCGTGGTCGTGGCAATGCTCGGCCCATTACTTTGGTATGTCCATAGTGCCGGTGTCGATGATGGCAAGGCGCTTGGCTACGACCAGGCCAAAGACGAAAAAGCGGCGGCGGCATGGTCGAACACACCGCAGGGAAAAACTGCTTACAAGTTCGCACAAAACAACGACTTCGACGCGCTGGTGAAGTGCAATAGGCCGGGCTGGACGCTTGACAAAAACCGCTTATGCATCGTCAGTCCGGCATCGGACGGCACGTATGGCTGGCATGTGCCATAA
- a CDS encoding ArsA-related P-loop ATPase translates to MSKKKQYIYVTGGKGGIGKSTAALAIADYKSLNCKVLLIDTDPINADSSVAYKEGKDDNVTAIRSNVRAEDSSGQIDASGLIDTLNMASTTEAQTIIVDAPAGDSTLLSTAGSIITGACKEAGIESVFVWLVDSTDRTPVNALNAAWEAIKDADKIILVKNYRKGTNFDFFDNSKTIGGITSASNVKIIGFPKIASRIEEHLRIDRMTLKQIATETPIGNRAEGQRLRNELHNTFKECDL, encoded by the coding sequence ATGTCAAAAAAGAAACAATACATCTATGTCACTGGCGGTAAAGGCGGCATCGGAAAATCAACCGCAGCACTGGCAATTGCAGACTATAAATCACTTAACTGTAAAGTATTATTGATTGATACAGACCCAATCAATGCGGATTCATCTGTCGCATACAAAGAAGGAAAAGACGACAATGTGACGGCAATACGCTCTAACGTGCGTGCGGAAGATTCTAGTGGTCAGATCGACGCCTCAGGATTGATTGATACACTCAACATGGCTTCGACTACCGAGGCGCAGACCATCATTGTCGATGCGCCTGCCGGCGATTCTACCTTGCTGTCCACTGCCGGCAGCATCATCACAGGCGCATGTAAAGAGGCCGGTATCGAGTCAGTCTTCGTGTGGCTCGTGGATTCCACCGACCGCACACCAGTTAATGCCTTGAATGCCGCATGGGAAGCCATCAAAGACGCTGACAAAATCATCCTTGTGAAGAACTACCGCAAAGGAACAAACTTTGATTTTTTCGACAATAGCAAGACTATTGGCGGTATTACTAGCGCATCAAATGTAAAAATAATCGGCTTTCCAAAGATCGCATCACGTATCGAGGAACATTTGCGCATTGACAGAATGACGCTCAAACAGATTGCAACGGAAACACCAATCGGCAACCGCGCTGAAGGTCAACGCTTGCGTAATGAACTGCACAACACATTCAAGGAATGTGACCTATGA
- a CDS encoding plasmid mobilization protein, with translation MPFQKLGNEALDAIVNVRLTSSEKERLKEDADMAGLGMSELVRRRYFGKPIIANADAIMLKELRRIGGLVKHVHNQSNGAYNSETIAALSTLKKYIEKLTAK, from the coding sequence ATGCCATTTCAAAAGCTAGGCAATGAAGCGCTAGACGCCATTGTCAATGTACGCCTGACTTCATCGGAAAAGGAAAGATTGAAGGAAGATGCCGACATGGCTGGCTTGGGCATGAGCGAGCTAGTACGCCGCCGCTACTTCGGCAAGCCGATCATAGCGAACGCCGACGCGATCATGCTCAAGGAATTGCGCCGCATCGGCGGCCTGGTAAAGCACGTCCACAACCAAAGCAACGGCGCATACAACAGTGAAACGATTGCAGCACTCAGCACGCTGAAAAAGTACATCGAGAAGTTGACCGCAAAATGA
- a CDS encoding recombinase family protein, whose protein sequence is MLIGYARVSTQDQNLELQRDALTKAGCQKIFEDKVSGTRADRPGLGKAQEMLREGDTLVVWKLDRLGRSVKQLVDLVGELHKQGIQFKSLTDAIDTGTPSGRFFFHVMASLAEMERELIVERTRAGLEVARQLGRKGGRKPKMTDSKIVSAKKLLASGVPPKDVAKNLGVSVPTLYRWVPASSTHA, encoded by the coding sequence ATGCTAATCGGCTATGCACGTGTCTCGACGCAGGATCAGAACCTTGAGTTGCAGCGGGATGCCTTAACCAAGGCTGGGTGCCAGAAGATTTTTGAGGACAAGGTGAGCGGTACGCGAGCTGATCGCCCCGGCTTGGGAAAGGCGCAGGAAATGCTGCGCGAGGGCGACACTTTGGTGGTTTGGAAGCTGGATCGCCTTGGTCGCAGCGTCAAGCAACTGGTCGATCTGGTCGGCGAGCTTCACAAGCAGGGCATCCAGTTCAAGAGCCTGACCGACGCCATCGACACCGGTACGCCGTCTGGCAGATTCTTTTTCCACGTCATGGCCAGCCTCGCCGAGATGGAGCGCGAGCTGATCGTCGAGCGTACCAGAGCGGGGCTGGAAGTTGCCCGCCAGCTTGGTCGTAAGGGTGGTCGCAAGCCCAAGATGACCGATAGCAAGATCGTATCGGCCAAGAAACTGCTGGCCAGCGGCGTTCCTCCCAAGGATGTGGCCAAGAACCTCGGCGTGTCCGTTCCCACTCTATACCGCTGGGTTCCAGCTTCTTCTACGCACGCCTAA
- the traI gene encoding TraI/MobA(P) family conjugative relaxase gives MIGKKIGNPSKSSSKASRAGGLLDYIDAPEKSNKLEKCVYSNARNFLTETHEGIKAEMIALSQEAVKSKDPINHYVLSWREGEQPTPQQAEQAVDIVLDELGLKEHQVFYGLHADTDNLHLHIAVNRVHPETLKVIKPNKGFDIESMHKAVARIEHAQGWQREKNGRYTVLENGDLARANSDKQSRNVGAKQRDMELHTGEKSAQRIAIENGAAIIKEAKSWAELHQQLASKNMRYERIGSGAMVYVGEIGIKASDVDRSAGFSKMQKRLGPYEPATQEKPNVYFTHTAEPHLGKPRNLSEHGLHNLSERRLAHHGTPEIESVLSHNARAYRREPEGVRWEPNAADRGIGQHPPQAPQPIKQNVPGWNEFINGRKAHYAAKNADTLAQAVRQETERKALSGSQKVQRADLLKGDWKGRGPLLNAMRSVIAAQQASEKADLQERHKRERKQMREQYRPYPTLEQWQRQRQRPELAEQWRHRDSEPQQIHGDQAEPPTARDIRAYAAEIVGHQVHYTRKDEAGRGGGVSAFVDNGKSIDIYDWRNRDATLAALQLSAQKWGSFQVTGNDEYKAMCVKLAAEHGFKINNPELQQSIAAERDKIAQERAQAMKSEQLRGFEQYSDAVGAERYRVTSIKMREDGSKQTFILDKKDGVTTGFTPDEIAQRTTEMQRLQRRGENIYYTPLSDNKHHILIDDMNRAKLEKLVQDGYQPAAVLESSPGNYQAIITVPKLGTAHDKDVGNRLAERLNQEYGDPKLSGCIHPHRAPGYENRKPKHQREDGSYPEVKLLKAEKRECEKTLNLSRDIDAEYQKLQQVQQQERAPTAAIKIDAPAGGVAQAYQKHHEDVISRQRGGAVDLSRVDAMIAVRMRVTGYQQGEIESALRQCAPATRPDEQGRDWNDYAQRTARYAFGGAGDRQAADLGKYRQQWEKLEGREQKPQIEIAQPKKEKEVVVEVKRDRGPSLGR, from the coding sequence ATGATCGGTAAGAAAATCGGCAACCCGAGCAAGTCGTCCAGCAAAGCCAGCCGTGCGGGCGGCTTGCTGGACTACATCGACGCCCCGGAAAAAAGCAACAAGCTTGAAAAGTGCGTCTACTCCAACGCAAGAAATTTTCTTACCGAAACGCACGAAGGCATCAAGGCGGAAATGATAGCCCTCTCCCAAGAGGCAGTCAAAAGTAAAGACCCAATCAATCATTATGTCTTGAGCTGGCGAGAAGGCGAACAGCCAACACCGCAACAGGCAGAACAAGCCGTCGATATCGTGCTCGACGAACTAGGCTTAAAAGAGCATCAAGTATTTTACGGTTTGCATGCCGACACTGACAATCTCCATTTACACATAGCGGTTAATCGCGTCCATCCAGAGACATTGAAAGTCATCAAACCGAACAAAGGCTTTGACATCGAATCGATGCACAAGGCCGTTGCGAGAATAGAGCACGCGCAAGGCTGGCAGCGTGAAAAGAACGGACGTTACACAGTATTGGAAAATGGCGACCTAGCCCGCGCAAACAGCGACAAGCAATCAAGGAATGTTGGAGCAAAGCAGCGCGACATGGAATTGCACACCGGCGAGAAGTCAGCGCAACGCATTGCCATCGAGAACGGCGCAGCCATTATCAAGGAAGCCAAGAGCTGGGCCGAACTGCATCAACAGTTAGCCAGCAAGAATATGCGCTATGAGCGCATAGGAAGCGGCGCAATGGTGTACGTCGGCGAGATAGGCATCAAAGCCTCAGACGTAGACCGCAGCGCCGGATTTTCAAAGATGCAGAAACGACTTGGCCCGTATGAGCCGGCAACACAGGAGAAACCGAATGTCTACTTTACCCATACCGCAGAGCCGCACCTTGGCAAGCCTCGCAACCTGTCCGAACACGGTTTGCACAACCTGTCCGAACGCCGTCTGGCACATCACGGAACACCAGAAATTGAGAGTGTTCTGTCGCATAATGCACGCGCTTATCGACGAGAACCTGAAGGAGTGCGATGGGAACCCAACGCCGCCGACCGAGGAATAGGGCAACATCCACCGCAAGCGCCGCAACCGATCAAGCAGAACGTGCCGGGCTGGAATGAGTTTATCAACGGACGGAAAGCGCATTACGCCGCCAAGAACGCCGACACGTTAGCGCAGGCGGTGAGGCAGGAAACAGAACGCAAAGCGCTTAGCGGTAGCCAGAAGGTGCAGAGAGCCGACTTGCTGAAAGGCGACTGGAAAGGCAGGGGGCCGCTCTTAAACGCCATGCGCAGTGTGATCGCCGCCCAGCAAGCCAGCGAGAAAGCCGACCTGCAGGAGCGCCACAAGCGGGAGCGCAAACAAATGCGCGAGCAATACCGGCCTTACCCGACGCTAGAGCAGTGGCAGCGACAACGGCAGCGGCCGGAGCTTGCCGAGCAGTGGCGGCACCGCGACAGCGAACCGCAACAGATACACGGCGACCAGGCCGAGCCGCCCACGGCGCGAGACATACGCGCCTATGCGGCGGAGATCGTCGGGCACCAGGTGCATTACACGCGCAAGGATGAAGCGGGGCGGGGCGGGGGTGTGTCTGCCTTTGTGGACAATGGCAAGAGCATCGACATTTACGACTGGCGCAACCGCGACGCCACGCTGGCCGCTTTACAGTTGTCGGCGCAGAAATGGGGCAGCTTTCAAGTGACTGGCAATGACGAGTACAAAGCCATGTGCGTAAAGCTGGCCGCCGAACACGGCTTCAAGATCAACAATCCAGAACTGCAACAGAGCATTGCCGCCGAGCGCGACAAGATCGCGCAGGAAAGGGCGCAAGCGATGAAATCGGAGCAGCTACGCGGTTTTGAACAATACAGCGATGCAGTGGGCGCGGAGCGTTACCGCGTAACGTCAATCAAAATGCGCGAAGACGGCAGCAAACAAACATTCATCCTCGATAAAAAGGACGGCGTGACCACGGGATTTACGCCGGATGAAATCGCGCAGCGCACAACGGAAATGCAGCGCTTGCAGAGGCGCGGAGAGAATATCTATTACACGCCGCTGTCTGACAACAAGCACCATATCCTGATCGACGACATGAACCGCGCCAAGCTGGAAAAACTGGTGCAAGACGGCTACCAGCCCGCCGCCGTGCTGGAGTCCAGTCCCGGCAACTACCAGGCCATCATCACTGTGCCGAAGCTGGGAACGGCGCACGACAAGGACGTGGGCAACCGGCTGGCCGAACGGCTCAACCAGGAGTACGGCGACCCTAAGCTATCGGGCTGCATTCACCCGCACCGCGCCCCCGGCTACGAGAACCGCAAGCCCAAGCACCAGCGCGAGGACGGCAGCTATCCCGAGGTGAAATTGCTCAAGGCGGAAAAGCGCGAGTGCGAAAAGACGCTGAACTTATCCCGCGACATCGACGCGGAATATCAGAAGTTGCAGCAAGTGCAACAACAAGAACGCGCACCAACGGCGGCAATTAAGATCGATGCGCCCGCCGGCGGCGTGGCGCAAGCCTACCAAAAGCACCATGAGGACGTGATTAGCCGGCAGCGCGGCGGCGCTGTCGATCTATCCCGCGTAGACGCAATGATTGCCGTTCGCATGCGGGTCACCGGCTACCAGCAAGGCGAAATTGAAAGCGCGCTGCGCCAGTGCGCGCCGGCCACCCGCCCGGACGAGCAGGGGCGCGATTGGAACGACTACGCGCAGCGCACTGCCCGCTATGCGTTTGGCGGTGCCGGCGACCGCCAGGCCGCCGATCTTGGTAAGTACCGTCAGCAGTGGGAGAAGCTGGAAGGGCGGGAGCAGAAGCCGCAAATCGAAATCGCGCAGCCTAAAAAAGAGAAAGAGGTTGTGGTCGAGGTAAAGCGGGATAGGGGGCCGAGCTTGGGTAGGTGA